The Verrucomicrobiota bacterium nucleotide sequence ACTGGTTTTCCAAAACTTTATCATGCGCATTTTACGGACAACCAGCGGCTTTTCGAACAGGGTCTAGCTTAATGTGTTATGGACTCTGTAATTACTTCAAAGCGGAACTGCCGCCTGATTTGCAGTGTCTCAACAATTCTCTCCCAAATCCCAATTAAACCACCACAACCATGAAATTAAATAGAATATCCCTGCTCATACCCCTCCTAATCATTGCTCCACTTTTGGCAAACGGTGCGATCTACATAAAATTTGACGGTGTTGATGGAGAATCCAGAGACAAGGATCATAAAGGTTGGATAAATCTGACCTCTCTATCAACTGGCAGCGGCGAGCACAACGGATGGTCAGACTTGCAGTCTTTTTCTCAAGGTCTCAGCTCGAGCAATTCAGGAAAAGGAGAAGCGGCTTCAGGGCAGGCTACGGGAAGACGCGATGCGGCTTCAGGTCTGGCTACCGGACGAAGAGACGCCGCTTCAGGACAAGCTACCGGAAGACGTGATGCTGCTTCAGGTCAGGCTACCGGCAGGCGGGATGCTGCTTCAGGTCAGGCGACCGGAAAAAGAGACGCCGCTTCAGGAATGGCAACTGGCAAACGCCAGCATAAACCACTCAACATCTCCAAACCCATCGACAAAGCGACTCCCATCCTGGCAAAGGCGCTGGCATCAGGAAATTCCATAGGAAATGTAACCCTTCAACAGGTTGAAAACGGCAAAACCGAAACCATGGTTTTACAAAACGCAACCGTTGCAGCGATCAGTAGTAATGGTCAAAGCGAAACCGTGACATTGAACTATGATAAAGTTCAAGTACGAGGCTGGAATCCACAGTCAAAGGAGTAGATTCTGGGTGAGGCAAGCCCGACGAGAGCCGGAAAAAGGAAAAAGCCAACAGAACCAAATAGCTTTAAAACCGCATTAATCTTTTATTGAAAAGACCGAAGAGATTATCCTCTTCGGTCTTTTTGGTTTAACGAAATTGATATTAAAGCCTTACGCCGAGCGAAGCCAACGTAACAGATAATTGTGGATCCATAGGATGCCCATTAAAAAGGACATTCCCTTCAGGGCCTACCAGTATCATTCGGGGAATAGAATTGATCATGAGTGCTGAGGAATACGGACTCGCTTCAGGCTCGATCAACCAGGGCATATCCATACCATGTTTCTCCTGGACTTCCCTGGCCAGCCTAACTTGATCAGATCTATCGGTATTCATTCCTGCGACAAACACTCCTTGGCCAGGTAACACTTCCGCTTTGTGTTTAAGTGCCGGCATCAAGGCGATGCAGGGGCCGCACCAACTAGCCCAAAAGTCGAGTAACACGGCCTTCTGGCCCGCAACCATTTCGCCCAAAGTCGTAGTCGATCCATCCGTTGATTGGATCGCGAGATCCAATGGTAGACGGAGATCCGCCATGGCTTCCTGTTGGGCCTGACTTTCATGCCTTTCCGTAACCAGTCTCGACATACCGAACATGTTACTAATTTCAGGACTTTTCCAGAAGCCTTCTTTAACGTGATTCTCAAAAGCCTTCCAATCTCCTTCGTCTCGGGCTTTAAGCGCTTTAAGGTTTTCAATCAAACCGTATACCTGAGCACGACTTGAAAAGAATCCGCCAGAACCTATAGAGAACGATTCAGCTTTAGATTCCATCGATGGAATCAATTCCAGGACAGCCTCAAGGTCACCGCCACCAAGTAAATTTAACACTTTACTCTCCAGCAAAGTCGCATCTTCAACTCCGGCTTTTTGCGCTGCAGAGTATGCAGAATCAAAATCGGATTCCTGATCCAC carries:
- a CDS encoding type VI secretion system tube protein Hcp, with the protein product MKLNRISLLIPLLIIAPLLANGAIYIKFDGVDGESRDKDHKGWINLTSLSTGSGEHNGWSDLQSFSQGLSSSNSGKGEAASGQATGRRDAASGLATGRRDAASGQATGRRDAASGQATGRRDAASGQATGKRDAASGMATGKRQHKPLNISKPIDKATPILAKALASGNSIGNVTLQQVENGKTETMVLQNATVAAISSNGQSETVTLNYDKVQVRGWNPQSKE
- a CDS encoding TlpA disulfide reductase family protein produces the protein MKQYFLSFLLLSPLCLFAQEQPILTTAQAIDALRAASVDQESDFDSAYSAAQKAGVEDATLLESKVLNLLGGGDLEAVLELIPSMESKAESFSIGSGGFFSSRAQVYGLIENLKALKARDEGDWKAFENHVKEGFWKSPEISNMFGMSRLVTERHESQAQQEAMADLRLPLDLAIQSTDGSTTTLGEMVAGQKAVLLDFWASWCGPCIALMPALKHKAEVLPGQGVFVAGMNTDRSDQVRLAREVQEKHGMDMPWLIEPEASPYSSALMINSIPRMILVGPEGNVLFNGHPMDPQLSVTLASLGVRL